A part of Gramella sp. MAR_2010_147 genomic DNA contains:
- a CDS encoding L-histidine N(alpha)-methyltransferase: protein MKNPPETMFETAFAEDTYKGLTSYPKYLYSKYIYDKKGDKLFQKIMDMPEYYLTSSEFDILKLNADAITNSFSSEDGLDLIELGAGDGKKTKIILKKLIAKNAKFDYLPIDISQNVLDELKDALSYEIPEVNVKVQQGTYFKTLEKLSEYNTRKKVILVLGSNIGNLSHKEAVDFLAHIAKAMSQEDMLFMGFDQKKHPQKILDAYNDPAGITEEFNKNLLVRINTELGGEFNTDNFLHWETYDPETGTAKSFLVSKNQQQVNIKKLGLEINFDAWESIHTEISQKYDDSIVNWLADEAGLLVEKSFSDKENYYKNYIFRRK, encoded by the coding sequence AAATCCACCAGAAACAATGTTTGAAACAGCCTTTGCTGAAGATACCTATAAAGGACTCACGAGCTATCCCAAATACCTCTACTCTAAATACATCTATGACAAGAAGGGTGACAAACTCTTTCAAAAAATCATGGATATGCCAGAGTATTATTTAACTTCAAGCGAATTTGATATCCTCAAACTGAATGCTGATGCGATCACCAATTCATTTAGCAGTGAAGATGGCCTGGATCTAATTGAACTTGGCGCTGGTGACGGGAAAAAGACAAAGATAATTCTTAAAAAACTCATTGCGAAAAATGCCAAATTTGATTATTTACCTATAGACATCAGTCAAAATGTTCTTGACGAATTGAAAGATGCTCTTAGTTATGAAATTCCCGAAGTCAATGTAAAAGTGCAGCAGGGAACCTATTTTAAGACACTCGAAAAACTTTCGGAATATAATACTCGAAAAAAAGTGATCCTTGTTTTAGGAAGTAATATTGGCAACCTATCTCATAAGGAAGCTGTTGATTTTCTCGCTCATATTGCCAAGGCAATGAGCCAGGAGGACATGCTTTTTATGGGTTTTGATCAAAAGAAACATCCCCAGAAGATCCTGGATGCTTATAATGATCCTGCCGGAATTACTGAAGAATTTAATAAGAACTTACTGGTAAGGATTAATACTGAATTAGGCGGCGAATTTAACACTGATAATTTTCTTCACTGGGAAACATACGATCCTGAAACCGGAACGGCAAAGAGTTTTCTGGTTAGTAAAAACCAACAGCAGGTAAATATTAAAAAACTTGGGCTGGAAATTAATTTTGATGCATGGGAAAGCATTCATACCGAAATTTCCCAAAAATATGATGATTCCATCGTAAACTGGCTGGCCGATGAAGCCGGGCTTTTAGTAGAGAAGTCCTTTAGTGATAAGGAAAATTACTATAAAAACTATATCTTTAGAAGAAAGTAA